In Lycium ferocissimum isolate CSIRO_LF1 chromosome 11, AGI_CSIRO_Lferr_CH_V1, whole genome shotgun sequence, a single genomic region encodes these proteins:
- the LOC132037129 gene encoding putative calcium-binding protein CML19 yields MEGYHQQQYKRLFDHLDENGDRKISASELQQCVHMIGKDMSLDEAEAAVAAYDSDNDGLLDFDDFLRLVEDGGTEEEKANEMKEAFRMYEMEGCGCITPESLKRMLDRLGEKRTVDECRGMIARYDINGDGLLNFDEFVIMMRC; encoded by the coding sequence ATGGAAGGATACCACCAGCAACAGTACAAACGACTTTTCGACCACCTTGATGAGAACGGGGACAGGAAAATATCAGCGTCCGAGTTGCAACAATGTGTACATATGATAGGTAAAGACATGTCGTTGGACGAGGCAGAGGCAGCGGTCGCGGCCTATGACTCGGACAACGATGGCTTATTGGATTTCGACGATTTCTTGAGATTAGTGGAAGATGGTGGGACCGAAGAAGAGAAGGCCAACGAAATGAAGGAGGCATTTAGGATGTATGAGATGGAAGGGTGTGGATGCATCACACCGGAAAGTTTAAAGAGAATGCTTGATAGGTTAGGGGAGAAGAGAACTGTTGATGAGTGCAGAGGAATGATTGCGAGATATGATATCAATGGTGATGGTTTGCTCAATTTTGATGAATTTGTCATCATGATGCGTTGCTAG
- the LOC132036225 gene encoding uncharacterized protein At3g27210: MGSCVSVHKDSESAMKFRPFFGSKNDKLVIPSPIKDKPTTDLQLKSVNSFPDFGSKEETFFDSQAWLDSDCEDDFLSVNGDFTPSRGNTPVHPSLAGNLEGDKAAPTSLQQSPPQEKKKRLSELFSESLRNEQEQVNEQNAADNQNDTSTKMETAFTSDRLPPRSTPGTPYASVCYSERTPNEEYVKSSKPSQCCLPRLLSSRSFSERRKRMSPARTVG, from the exons ATGGGTTCATGTGTATCAGTTCACAAAGACTCTGAATCAGCCATGAAATTTCGTCCTTTTTTTGGTTCTAAAAATGATAAGCTTGTGATTCCATCACCTATCAAAGATAAACCCACTACTGATCTCCAACTCAAGTCTGTTAATAGCTTTCCTGATTTTG GTAGTAAAGAGGAGACCTTCTTTGATTCGCAGGCTTGGTTGGATTCAGATTGTGAAGATGACTTCCTTAGTGTGAATGGAG ATTTTACGCCTTCTCGTGGGAATACACCTGTGCATCCCAGCTTGGCTGGAAATTTAGAAGGTGACAAAGCTGCCCCTACCTCTCTTCAGCAATCACCCCCacaggaaaaaaagaagagactGTCTGAACTTTTCAGTGAAAGCTTGAGAAATGAGCAGGAGCAGGTCAATGAGCAAAATGCTGCAGACAACCAAAATGATACGAGTACAAAAATGGAAACAGCATTTACTAGTGATCGACTCCCACCAAGATCCACACCTGGGACACCTTATGCGTCTGTGTGTTACAGCGAAAGAACTCCCAATGAAGAGTATGTCAAATCATCGAAGCCATCACAATGTTGTCTTCCAAGGTTGCTCTCGAGTCGTAGCTTTAGTGAAAGGAGGAAAAGAATGAGCCCGGCGCGTACTGTTGGCTGA